GGATTCAGAACTGATTTCACGCCACCCAATAAAAACCCGCGCTGATGCGCGGGTTTTTTTTTACGCGTCGGCGCCAAGAAACATGACAAGGAACCAAACTGATGAGCCAGCAAGTCATTATTTTCGATACTACATTACGTGACGGCGAACAGGCGTTACAGGCCAGTTTGAGTGTGAAAGAAAAGCTCCAGATTGCGTTGGCGCTGGAGCGTATGGGCGTTGACGTTATGGAAGTGGGTTTTCCCGTTTCCTCGCCTGGCGACTTTGAATCCGTACAGACTATTGCCCGCAACATCAAAAACAGCCGGGTCTGCGGCCTCACCCGCTGCGTCGAGAAAGATATTGATGTCGCCGCCGAGGCGCTGCGCGTCTCCGATGCGTTTCGCATCCATACATTTATCGCCACCTCGCCGATGCATATCGCCACCAAACTGCGCAGTACGCTGGACGATGTCATCCAACGCGCCGTCTACATGATCAAACACGCCCGTAACTATACCGACGACGTCGAGTTCTCCTGTGAGGACGCCGGCCGTACGCCGATCGCGGACTTGTGCCGCGTCGTGGAAGCGGCGATCAATGCCGGCGCCCGTACGATTAACATTCCCGATACTGTCGGCTATACCCTGCCCCATGAATTCAGCAACATCATTGCCTCGCTGTATGAACGTGTTCCCAATATCGATAAAGCCATCATTTCTGTCCATACTCACGACGATCTGGGTCTGGCGGTAGGCAACGCGATGGCGGCGGTTCATGCGGGCGCGCGCCAAGTGGAAGGCACGCTGAACGGCATCGGCGAACGCGCCGGCAACTGCTCGCTGGAAGAAGTGATCATGGCGATTAAAACCCGTCATGACATCCTGAATATCCACACCGATATCCATCATCAGGAAATCTACCGTACCAGCCAACTGGTCAGCCAGATCTGCAACATGCCGATTCCGGCCAACAAAGCCGTGGTGGGTTCCAATGCGTTCGCCCACTCTTCCGGTATCCACCAGGATGGCGTGCTGAAAAACCGCGAAAATTACGAAATCATGACCCCGGAATCCATCGGTCTCAAAGAAGTCCAACTGAATCTGACTTCCCGCTCCGGTCGGGCGGCGGTCAAACACCGTATGGAGGAAATGGGCTATCAGGAAAGTGATTACAATCTGGACGATTTGTATACCGCCTTTCTGAAATTGGCCGATAAAAAAGGTCAGGTTTTCGATTACGATCTGGAAGCGCTGGCGTTTATCAATAGCCAGCAGGAAGAGCAGGATTTTTACAGTCTGGATTATTTCAGCGTGCAGTCCGGCTCAAGCGTGATGGCGACCGCATCGGTCAAACTGAACTGCGGTGATGAAACACAGGCGGAAGCCGCAACAGGCAACGGACCGGTTGATGCAGTTTATCAGGCGATCAACCGGATTACCGGCTACCAGATTTCACTGGTCAAATACCAATTGTCCGCCAAAGGACAAGGCCGGGATGCCCTGGGGCAGGTGGACATCGTCACGGATTTTCAGGGGCGGCGTTTCCACGGCGTCGGCCTGGCAACGGATATCGTCGAGGCTTCCGCTCAGGCGATGGTAAACGTACTAAACAACATCAAACGCGCTCAGCAGGTAGAAAAAGAACTTCAGCGCCTGCAACAGTACAACAGCAAACAACAAAATAGTCAGGAAACAGTGTGATGACCAAGAGCTACCATATCGCCGTCTTACCCGGAGACGGTATCGGCCCGGAAGTAATGGCGCAGGCCCATAAAGTCTTAGACGCCGTACGCCAACGTTTTAATCTGCGTATCACCACCAGTGAATATGACGTGGGCGGCATTGCCATCGATCGTCAGGGAACGCCGCTGCCGCAGACGACCATCGCCGGCTGCGAACAGGCGGACGCGATTTTGTTTGGTTCAGTGGGCGGCCCGAAATGGGAACATCTGCCCCCTGAGGAACAGCCGGAACGCGGGGCGTTATTGCCGCTGCGTAAACATTTCAGACTGTTCAGCAATTTGCGCCCGGCCCGCCTGTATCAAGGGCTGGAAGCTTTCTGTCCGCTGCGTGGCGATATCGCGGCCAAAGGGTTCGATATTCTGTGCGTACGGGAACTGACGGGCGGCATTTATTTTGGTCAGCCAAAGGGACGCGAAGGCAGCGGTCAATACGAGCGTGCCTTCGATACCGAGGTTTATCACCGTTTCGAGATTGAGCGCATCGCGCATATCGCGTTTAGATCCGCGCGCAAACGCCGCGGAATCGTGACCTCAATCGATAAAGCCAATGTTTTGCAGAGTTCTATCCTGTGGCGTGAGATCGTTAATCAAATCGCCAAAGATTATCCCGATGTGAAACTGTCCCATCTGTATATCGACAACGCCACCATGCAGTTGATCAAAGATCCGTCCCAGTTTGACGTGATGTTGTGTTCCAATCTGTTCGGCGACATTCTGTCAGACGAATGCGCCATGATTACCGGTTCCATGGGGATGTTGCCGTCCGCCAGCCTCAACGATCAGGGGTTTGGCTTGTACGAGCCTGCGGGCGGTTCCGCCCCGGATATCGCGGGCAAAAACATTGCCAACCCGATCGCACAAATTTTATCGCTGGCGCTGCTGCTGCGTCATAGCCTGGAGGCGGATAACGCGGCTGAGGCTATCGAAACAGCGGTCAATACCGCATTGGCTGAAGGGTATCGTACGGCTGACCTGGCCAGTGAAAACAGCACAGTGGGTACCAATGAAATGGGCGACACCATTGCCCGTTTTGTGGCGCAAGGAGCATAACCATGGGTAAGACGTTATATCAAAAATTGTTCGATGCGCACGTTGTTCACGAAGCGCCGAATGAAACGCCTCTGCTGTATATCGATCGCCATCTGGTACACGAAGTCACGTCGCCGCAGGCTTTTGACGGCCTGCGTGCGATGGGCCGTCAGGTTCGTCAG
This is a stretch of genomic DNA from Brenneria rubrifaciens. It encodes these proteins:
- the leuA gene encoding 2-isopropylmalate synthase; the protein is MSQQVIIFDTTLRDGEQALQASLSVKEKLQIALALERMGVDVMEVGFPVSSPGDFESVQTIARNIKNSRVCGLTRCVEKDIDVAAEALRVSDAFRIHTFIATSPMHIATKLRSTLDDVIQRAVYMIKHARNYTDDVEFSCEDAGRTPIADLCRVVEAAINAGARTINIPDTVGYTLPHEFSNIIASLYERVPNIDKAIISVHTHDDLGLAVGNAMAAVHAGARQVEGTLNGIGERAGNCSLEEVIMAIKTRHDILNIHTDIHHQEIYRTSQLVSQICNMPIPANKAVVGSNAFAHSSGIHQDGVLKNRENYEIMTPESIGLKEVQLNLTSRSGRAAVKHRMEEMGYQESDYNLDDLYTAFLKLADKKGQVFDYDLEALAFINSQQEEQDFYSLDYFSVQSGSSVMATASVKLNCGDETQAEAATGNGPVDAVYQAINRITGYQISLVKYQLSAKGQGRDALGQVDIVTDFQGRRFHGVGLATDIVEASAQAMVNVLNNIKRAQQVEKELQRLQQYNSKQQNSQETV
- the leuB gene encoding 3-isopropylmalate dehydrogenase; amino-acid sequence: MTKSYHIAVLPGDGIGPEVMAQAHKVLDAVRQRFNLRITTSEYDVGGIAIDRQGTPLPQTTIAGCEQADAILFGSVGGPKWEHLPPEEQPERGALLPLRKHFRLFSNLRPARLYQGLEAFCPLRGDIAAKGFDILCVRELTGGIYFGQPKGREGSGQYERAFDTEVYHRFEIERIAHIAFRSARKRRGIVTSIDKANVLQSSILWREIVNQIAKDYPDVKLSHLYIDNATMQLIKDPSQFDVMLCSNLFGDILSDECAMITGSMGMLPSASLNDQGFGLYEPAGGSAPDIAGKNIANPIAQILSLALLLRHSLEADNAAEAIETAVNTALAEGYRTADLASENSTVGTNEMGDTIARFVAQGA